A region of Helicobacter sp. 12S02232-10 DNA encodes the following proteins:
- the msrA gene encoding peptide-methionine (S)-S-oxide reductase MsrA: MIKTIYLAGGCFWGVQGFFDLLFGVEHTSVGYANSKIPNPSYELVCSSVSGAVEAIELQYDEDKISLEEVLERFFSIIDPTAWNKQGNDVGTQYRSGIYANDPKTLEFVKAFIQKIQERYHKSIQTEVKELENYYLAEEYHQKYLQKNPQGYCHIDLSKASKPL, translated from the coding sequence ATGATCAAAACCATTTATTTAGCCGGAGGTTGTTTTTGGGGTGTGCAAGGCTTTTTTGATTTGCTTTTTGGCGTGGAACATACTAGTGTCGGTTATGCGAATTCAAAGATTCCAAACCCAAGTTATGAGCTTGTTTGCAGTTCTGTAAGTGGTGCAGTAGAAGCGATAGAGCTTCAATATGACGAAGATAAAATTTCTCTTGAAGAAGTTTTGGAGCGATTTTTTTCCATCATCGATCCTACAGCTTGGAATAAGCAAGGTAATGATGTTGGGACTCAATACAGAAGCGGGATCTATGCAAACGATCCTAAAACTTTAGAGTTTGTCAAAGCTTTTATTCAGAAAATCCAAGAGCGTTATCATAAGTCTATTCAAACCGAAGTCAAAGAGCTTGAAAATTACTATTTGGCTGAGGAATATCACCAAAAATACCTTCAAAAAAATCCACAGGGATATTGCCATATTGATTTGTCTAAAGCCTCCAAGCCTCTTTAA